The proteins below come from a single Thermoflexus hugenholtzii JAD2 genomic window:
- a CDS encoding endonuclease MutS2 has product MREHDLITLEWPKIRERLAAYTAFPWSAEKARALRPSADPAEVLARLAETEEARQLLAREPGFDLSGVRDLRPHLEAARHGATLSPADLLALRETLQAARRARRTLLRRSGEWPHLARHAARMQEFSELEEEIARCLDEAGEVKDEASPTLRALRAEIRRLTQEIQSRLQAYLTDPRYAPYLQEPLITLRGDRFVIPVQAEHRGKIPGLVHDVSASGATLFIEPLPVVELGNRLRAARAQEEKEIARILAALSAAVGARAEEIRATLEAVADLDLALAKARYAIDLRAERPEIVPWPEEPPERRTQSPLWLRQARHPLLDPQRVVPIDITPDPATFMLILTGPNTGGKTVALKTVGLLAIMAQSGLHIPAAEGSRLPAFDGIYADIGDEQSIEQNLSTFSAHLTNILGFLEKATARSLVLLDELGAGTDPMEGAALARALLEHFHERRATTLVATHFPELKLWAQTTPGAVNASVEFDPETLAPTYRVRIGLPGRSNAFLIARRLGMPEALIARAQRYVSPEALRLEALLTEAERLRAEAARAWEEAEQARAAARALEAEWRERIARIEAERERRLREAREQIEALLREAQEEVERIRRQVRRIHQAEVEAARQRLEALRARARSLHTPPPAAPEAPAGPAFALGDRVWVRPLQAEGEILHIEGEEADVQVGRWRLRMPLADLERRERPTPPSAAAPSPPPPAGVALDLDLRGMRVEDALPVLEKFLDDAFLAGMPFVRIIHGKGTGALRRAVRERLKGHPHVEAFEPTPDDGATIVRLAR; this is encoded by the coding sequence TGCTGAGGTCCTCGCCCGGCTCGCCGAAACGGAGGAGGCCCGCCAGCTCCTCGCCCGGGAGCCCGGCTTCGACCTAAGCGGGGTCCGGGACCTCCGCCCCCACCTGGAGGCGGCCCGGCACGGAGCGACCCTCTCCCCCGCCGACCTCCTCGCCCTGCGGGAGACCCTGCAGGCCGCCCGGCGCGCCCGCCGGACCCTGCTGCGGCGATCCGGGGAGTGGCCCCATCTGGCCCGCCACGCGGCGCGCATGCAGGAGTTCTCGGAGCTGGAGGAGGAGATCGCCCGCTGCCTGGACGAGGCGGGGGAGGTGAAAGACGAGGCCAGCCCGACCCTCCGGGCCCTGCGCGCCGAGATCCGTCGCCTGACCCAGGAGATCCAGAGCCGGCTGCAGGCTTACCTCACGGACCCCCGCTACGCGCCGTATCTGCAGGAGCCCCTGATCACCCTGCGTGGGGACCGCTTCGTGATCCCGGTGCAGGCCGAGCATCGGGGGAAGATCCCGGGCCTGGTCCATGACGTCTCCGCCAGCGGGGCCACCCTGTTCATCGAGCCGTTGCCGGTGGTGGAGCTGGGGAACCGGCTCCGCGCGGCCCGGGCCCAGGAGGAGAAGGAGATCGCCCGCATCCTGGCCGCCTTAAGCGCCGCCGTGGGCGCCCGGGCGGAGGAGATCCGCGCCACCCTGGAGGCCGTGGCGGATCTCGACCTGGCGCTGGCCAAGGCCCGCTACGCCATCGACCTGCGCGCGGAGCGCCCGGAGATCGTCCCGTGGCCGGAGGAGCCCCCTGAGCGTCGGACGCAGTCGCCCCTCTGGCTGCGCCAGGCCCGCCACCCGCTGCTGGATCCCCAGCGGGTGGTGCCCATTGATATCACGCCGGACCCCGCCACGTTCATGCTCATCCTCACCGGTCCCAACACCGGCGGCAAGACGGTGGCCCTGAAAACCGTAGGGCTCCTGGCGATCATGGCCCAGAGCGGCCTGCACATCCCGGCGGCGGAGGGCTCCCGCCTGCCGGCCTTCGACGGCATTTACGCGGACATCGGGGATGAGCAGAGCATCGAGCAGAACCTCTCCACCTTCTCCGCTCACCTCACCAACATCCTGGGCTTTTTGGAGAAAGCCACCGCCCGCTCCCTGGTCCTCCTGGACGAGCTGGGGGCGGGGACGGATCCGATGGAGGGGGCGGCGCTGGCCCGCGCCCTGCTGGAGCACTTCCACGAGCGGAGGGCCACCACCCTGGTGGCCACCCACTTCCCAGAGCTCAAGCTGTGGGCCCAGACCACGCCGGGGGCGGTCAACGCCAGCGTGGAGTTCGACCCGGAGACCCTGGCCCCCACCTATCGGGTGCGCATCGGGCTTCCCGGGCGCTCCAACGCCTTCCTCATTGCCCGCCGGCTGGGGATGCCTGAAGCCCTGATCGCCCGCGCGCAGCGCTATGTTTCGCCGGAGGCCCTGCGCCTGGAGGCGCTGCTCACAGAGGCCGAGCGGCTGCGAGCGGAGGCCGCCCGGGCCTGGGAGGAGGCCGAACAGGCCCGGGCCGCCGCCCGCGCCCTGGAAGCCGAATGGCGCGAGCGCATCGCCCGCATCGAGGCGGAGCGGGAGCGGCGGCTCCGCGAGGCCCGGGAGCAGATCGAGGCGCTGCTCCGGGAAGCGCAAGAAGAGGTGGAACGCATCCGACGGCAGGTCCGGCGGATCCATCAGGCGGAGGTGGAGGCCGCCCGGCAGCGCCTGGAGGCCCTGCGGGCCCGCGCCCGGAGCCTCCACACGCCCCCGCCCGCGGCACCGGAGGCCCCCGCGGGGCCCGCCTTCGCCCTCGGTGACCGCGTGTGGGTGCGCCCCCTCCAGGCGGAAGGCGAGATCCTTCACATCGAGGGCGAGGAGGCGGACGTGCAGGTGGGCCGCTGGCGGCTGCGGATGCCCCTCGCAGACCTGGAGCGCCGGGAACGGCCCACCCCACCCTCGGCCGCCGCCCCCTCCCCTCCGCCGCCGGCTGGGGTGGCCCTGGACCTCGACCTACGGGGGATGCGGGTGGAGGACGCCCTCCCCGTCCTCGAGAAATTCCTGGACGACGCCTTCCTGGCCGGCATGCCCTTCGTGCGGATCATCCACGGCAAGGGCACCGGGGCGCTGCGCCGGGCCGTGCGGGAGCGCCTGAAAGGGCATCCTCACGTGGAGGCTTTCGAGCCCACTCCGGACGACGGCGCCACCATCGTGCGGCTGGCGCGGTGA
- a CDS encoding threonine ammonia-lyase — translation MEAHQMPTFADVLRARQVLGRFLPRTPLHRYPALDRLLEARVYVKHENYQPIGAFKVRGGIYLMSRLSPEERARGVITASTGNHGQSIAYAAALFGVRAVIVVPENANPVKVEAIRSYGAEIRVHGRDFDDARSYCERAASEEGLRYISSGDEPELIAGVATETLEILEDQPDVEMIFVPVGGGSGAAGACLVAKTLNPSIRVIGVQSARAPAAYLTWRHRRWTEAPMETLAEGLATRRPFMLPQRIMWEGLDDFILVDDEELVEGVRIYLEKAKTLAEPAGAAPLMAALRLREQVRGKTIALILSGGNLSPEQLRRFL, via the coding sequence ATGGAGGCACATCAAATGCCCACCTTCGCCGACGTGCTGCGAGCCCGGCAGGTCCTGGGGCGCTTCCTGCCCCGCACGCCCCTGCATCGCTACCCGGCCCTGGACCGGCTGCTGGAGGCCCGGGTTTACGTCAAGCACGAAAACTACCAGCCCATCGGGGCCTTCAAAGTGCGCGGGGGGATCTATCTGATGTCCCGTCTCTCGCCGGAGGAGCGGGCCCGAGGGGTGATCACCGCCTCCACCGGCAACCACGGCCAGTCCATCGCCTACGCCGCCGCCCTCTTCGGGGTCCGGGCGGTGATCGTGGTCCCCGAGAACGCCAATCCCGTCAAAGTGGAGGCCATCCGGAGCTACGGCGCGGAGATCCGGGTCCACGGGCGGGATTTCGACGACGCCCGCTCCTACTGCGAGCGCGCGGCCTCCGAGGAGGGCCTGCGCTACATCTCCTCGGGGGATGAGCCGGAGCTCATCGCCGGGGTGGCCACGGAAACCTTGGAGATCCTGGAGGACCAGCCGGACGTCGAGATGATCTTCGTCCCCGTGGGCGGGGGCAGCGGGGCGGCGGGGGCGTGCTTGGTGGCGAAGACCCTGAACCCCTCGATCCGGGTCATCGGCGTGCAGAGCGCCCGCGCCCCCGCGGCCTATCTCACCTGGCGCCACCGGCGCTGGACCGAGGCGCCGATGGAGACCCTGGCGGAGGGCCTGGCCACCCGGCGCCCGTTTATGCTGCCCCAGCGGATCATGTGGGAGGGGCTGGACGATTTCATCCTGGTGGACGATGAGGAGCTGGTGGAAGGCGTGCGGATCTATCTGGAGAAGGCCAAGACCCTGGCGGAGCCGGCGGGCGCCGCGCCCCTGATGGCCGCCCTGCGGCTCCGGGAACAGGTGCGCGGGAAGACCATCGCCCTGATCCTAAGCGGCGGCAACCTCTCCCCGGAGCAGCTCCGCCGCTTCCTGTGA